A stretch of DNA from Montipora capricornis isolate CH-2021 chromosome 1, ASM3666992v2, whole genome shotgun sequence:
ACAGTTTACCGTACAAAATCATAAAGCAATAACTGACTGAAACTGAATTGTTTGCTTGTGAAGGAATTTTGCATCATTGTTGATTATGACGCAAAAGGAGGTAAATTAAAAGGAACTTACCGATTAAGTGATCTTAGTCTTTGCACAAGTGATTACCAGCCGAAACAAAGAAATGCTCAAATTAGAATAGAGAATTTAATAGAATAGAGAAATAGTTTAGAACGCTACCATAAGCGCTGTTACGTCACGTGATCTCCCCAAAGTCACCAAACAGTAATAATTTAAATCGCAAGTGCATAGTAGCTAAAAACATTAATCACATTACCCCGCCTAATCTATTTTGGGGAAACTGCATGTTTGACTTTTTTCCGAGTAGCTACGAAGACTCAGCGATGATTTTTCCGAGAGTCTTCGCCGCTGACTGTGAATGCGACGGTTTGTTCTATCATTTGTCAGATCCTACATACTAAACAGCCTTCACTCAGTGCAGACTTCAGCGTCGCTGAAAATCCCCGGGGAAATCATAACCTCCAATTAACTCTTGGAATCCCAAGAGGGATCTTGAAGATTACACTCAGtctaattgaaaacaaaaacctcTTTGGGGCTGAAAGAATTTAAAGTTCCCTTTGATTTAACTTAGCAGTGCAAAACGCGACATAAAACACTTCTGAATCCAACTGACAACAGTAGGGAAGGAATTGAAAATTACcccaatttttttatcttgatACTCGGGTATCGACTGTCAAACGCTTTTAGTTTTAAGAAGGCCTGAAGATCCCCTtggaaaaaggaaaatacttCTTATCCTTCATGTTCAAAAATTGCTTCGTCGGCTAATTTATTGCTTTCTAGAGCCATATCATGAGGAAAAGAGGAATACTTGGCACTTAGTATAACAGAACCAAGAGAAACGATTCTCTTTGTGACCAAGTTCTCAGTTagtaaaaagaaatatattACTTGGTCTGTCGGCGTCATTGCCaaatcgaggttccactgtTACACTTCCACTCAGGTCAAGTGTTGGAAGACTTCATTCCTGGACTGATATGTGTAACAGTCCCTCGGGAATGAATTACGTAATTGCGAAAAGGAGAGAAAGAACATAAAGCACTTCACTTAAGCTTAAATACAATAGTGTGTAATGATGCACTttgtgttttgctttaaaaggcCAAGGCGGAAAAAAATCTTGGCAAAGTATATCTGGAACGACGAACGACTCTTGTGGGCATAGTTTGCGAAACACATCTGTCCCAGCACTGAATCTCCTAGCTGTCATGTTTTACACTTTAACACTAATACTTTCTTTTCCTCTACACGGACTCAAACACAGAGTATATGGCGGCAAGTTGCATGGAAAAAGTAGTGAAAAATTGCACGGTAGGCTGGCAAATCACTAGTAATTTTAAAGGGGTCATTGCTGGAGAAAACCTTTTCAAAAGAGTCATACGTTAGCGTACTTCCAGCTGATATGGATTTGTGCTAGTTCACTTTAACTAAATCATGTGCCTTTAGACAAAAGTAATTCTTATATCGGAAAAGGTTCAGTTTTCTTACCGGCTCTCAGAACCTGGAAAGTGCTGTGAAATATTTCCGGCCATTTTATAGTTACAACCTCAAAATATTGTTTGCATTAGAAATCCGTTTTCGTTAACTTAAGCTTCCGTTTACATAAAAAGATAACACGTGTCGAGATCTATGCAGTCAGGAACCCTTGCGAACAAGGAAGCATTTAAACGAGAAAAATGCTTAGAGCTTAGCTGGCCAAATCATACCGGCATTCTGTGAAAGATAATTTTGTGCCATTTTCGGTTGTGTTTAAGAGATAATCTAATTTCCTGGAGTAGAGGAGCGTAGGAGATAGAAACGATGGTATTAAATATGTCAAAAAGCTGACTTGCTTCCATGCAACATAGGCGTTTTTGTTCAGTAAGGTTCTTAGCTCGGGGCAAAGGAAACGAGGACATAAACTTCAAGTCCAGTAAATCTCCCTATGCAGAATGTGAGTAAATGAATCAAATGATGATCTAATGAGGAAAAAATCTAGTTCTTCTAACAAGACTGGAGCCTATAAACAGACTTCCGATCTTGGGTGTCGCCGGGGTGACGGCTTTTCTGTACACATTCTAAATGATGATGGCATTTGTTATATTGCAGATAATGAAATTATGATCGAATATAGGCCTAGACGTTTAAGCTTATTTCTTGCATATATTGCttatttcttgaaattttcgaaaaagaGAGATGCTTAAATTTTTGCATAAAGTCTTTCGGCGATTAACTTGCCCTTTACTTTTAAAGAGTTGGCCAAAGTTCAACTGATGAGAACAAATGGTccgcttttgtttttattgtttcctTCGTTAATTCGTTAATTCAAGGGTTGAAGGAATTTTCCGGTTTGCACAAACAAAGAAACTACCAGGTCCAACTCGTTATGGCGATATTTTGGAAtcgagaaaatgaaacaaactgaaaatttaAGACATGTCCAAACGTTAAAagttttacggtaaaacatttTTGGGTGGCAAACATTTttgcgtttggccaccttgtttaaTTTTGTGCACTTTGAACATTTTTTAACGTGTTGGGTACGATTTGGAttctatcaaacttttttttttgttcttgtgttTGGTGACGGTGTTTTGTACGTTTGGACAGAtacttaaaacatgtttgacgTGCGCATGTGTGCTGAGTCTACTAGTTTGTTCTATCTATGGAAACGGTGTCGTTTCACGGCACTCTGGGTAATTTAGTAGTCCACAGTTCTTTGCTTTTTTGGAGTTCATAAAACACCAGTGTTTCAGGGTTATTTATGACGTTTGGACACTCTGTAAATCATCAACATGCGTTTTACGGcgaaacatttaccgtttggataGATCTTTAGGAAGCTCGCAAATCTATATTACGTTGGTTAATTTATCCTTATCAACTTGTTTcacataaaaaattaattttggtgTTCCACTCGGCGACGCTGCGATGGTCAGGCCATCTACCAAATGGAAATACTGATATCCCCTACACAGCTATTTTTATTTACTCAACAGATTGCGTTATCCGGTCCTCCAACACTATCCCTCGATTGCTTAGATTATTCACTTACGTACGATGTAGTAGTCTACACCTTTTCACAGACCTTTGGAAATTATGGCATTTGAATACACTTAATGTTGATCAAACTACAGTATAGAAAGGAAGCACATAATCACATACTAACTGACCATATTacgattatttgtttgttttggtctccAGGGAAACTTGTCAATCAAAATAACGCAAAGGCTTACGTAGAAGATGAAGGCAGTGGGCGTAAGTATTTGAAAGAAACATGAACGCAATTCAGCTATATAGACCCCCggaaatgaaccaatcaaacATGCCACGACAAGACCTTTTAGGCCAATTACAAAGCAATGGGAAGCAAAACCTAAGTGATATCTGGAAGTAAATCAAACTTTGGCCAGAACACAATAAGAAAGGGAATTGTTGCACTGAGCTGGTTTGAATTACTAGTGAGTTCTTAAGTCAAACCACTGTGGGAATCACtccgtttttttttccagagccACTGAGTCACCATCGATAAATAAGTAACGTCTCCTTGCTAATGAGTAATAtaaagatttagccaagcctaaaaacgACTTCAAGAAAGCatctgacctcgatgagctttaaacttgagcacGCGAtacggtcacgtgatactggtcagcgactaccttgttttgacaggtgtcaattaaccataacataGATATGTTCCTGCCAAAAAACGTGGGTAGCACCAAATAGTTTGACATTGGCATACTtggaggggcggacgtacggTCGCACGGTGAACCGTATTTCTTACCCATGATGCTCCGCGCGGAGATCCGCTATGGAAAAATTAATTAGAATAAACGAAACGCTTGTACAATTAGTAGAAACAAAAATGTATGATTAAAAGAACAATAAGAGACGTGATTATCAATATCCTCAGTTTTCTCTTTGCTTCCTCTTGTGCTGAACCTTAAGCCTTTAGCGCCTGTGATAGTTCACCTTGTAGAAACAATGGTACATGCGAAGAGGATGGATTTAACAGCTTCCAGTGCTTATGCTTAAAGGGATATACTGGCCCAAGGTGCGGACAAGGTAATAACATCATCGCtgatataattttatttttccacTGATTATTGCCGGTCATTGTCCTGCAGATATAagcaaatttcttttttggcGAACAGATATCAACGAGTGCGACTTTGGCAATGGCGGATGTCAGGATGTTTGTGAGAATACTATCGGAGGGTTTTATTGTGAATGCTCGGATCCCGAGATGAGCTTGGCGAAAGACAAGAGGCACTGTATTGGTACgaaccattgttttcttttccacttGTCTCAGCCAGGAGACTATGACTGCAGTAGAGAAAAACTAAACCGTTTTCTCAATTCGAAGTACCATTAGATGTGTATTTCCTGCGTAATTTCAAAAGTCAATCTATGTACTCACTTGAGTGACTTGATCGAAGACGTTGCGTGTTGATTGGCTACTGAAGTTAACAATAGATGGCGAGGGAGGCTATTTTCATGATAGAAGGTCCAAGAAAACGATAAACTATAACTCATTCTAGACACTAGTAGTTCAGTGGAAACTCCAGGTCCTGGGCTTTTGTCTCAAACCTTTATTGTCCAAGCTAGGTTTGCGGCCACAATGTTTCTATTTCCTACTCATTAAACTGTAATAAATTTTAGTCTAAATAAAAAGATAGGTTTAATCTTCAAGCTTATCGATCGCATGCTTCAGTTGAAGAGGTTTAATCCAAAGAAATTGAGAAAGATTTCACATTGAAAGCCACAAAATAAAACGAACGAGAAGAAAACTCCTTTTAGACAATTGATCGTATACAGCCGGCTCAAACCGTTTCTGCAGGTCGACTATTTGCGCtggttttttcctttatttgcatgaaaatttttcaaaatttgagaTAATGAACGCTTCATGTTCTTCGTTGACCCGTAGGGATTTTCAACAGTCGTAAGCCTTGATGTCAAATAACTGTTTACTGTTTAATTCCATTTCTGCAGCTGAGGGGGTTGAATTGGATTGCAGAAAAAATGATATGACACTCACTGTACCCAAGTCCCTTCTCAAGGGTGTTGACCGGCACCATTTGATTCTAAAAGAAAAAGACTGTTCGGCCTCTGAAAACAGGACTCATTTCTTCATGACAACTCTGCTAACTGGATGCAAAACGATGCTCAGACACCGCGGAAATTTCGCTATCTACAGTAACATGGTGAGAGAAATCCCAATCAAGCGACATCAAACCATAACACGCGTGCGAGAGGTTTCCATACCATTCAAGTGTTTCTACTCCGAATATGGCTCGGTGTCATCTGTCGGTATCAAGCCAATGAACAAGAAGGTTATTTTATCTTCCAGGGGATTTGGAAAATTCACCCTCACTTTGGACTTGTTCAAGAGTTCCTCGTAAGTTTCTaagagtaaaaaaaaagcataaaacattttttctagTTGCAGCCTCAGTGTGCTGAAAACTAAATTTATTTGTAAAGTTTCCAATTTTCCTTTGTGCAGCGGAACAGGGTAATGGGtggggtggaggggggggggggtgggataAAGGAAGATTTTTTGACTCCTATAATAGGGAGGGTTTCCGTACTGAACTAATAATACCATATTACTGAACTACTGAACTAATAATACCATATTAGTCTTGATATAGGAAAGAAAAAACTCTTCAAAGTCACCACATTACTTCATGAATAGAAATCGCTAGTTGCAAGTTTTTTCTGTATAAAAAAACCAATGTTATTAATCCAGCTTTATGTAACGATAGAGAAAAATGTTTACAACTTGGACGTTTATCCACGAGGTTTTTTGTGACGCCTTTGGAATTTTCTTATCAGGCTAAATTTTACCTTGTAAATATTACTTGGCAAAGCAATTTTTTCTGTGTTATTTTGCTTAGCTACGGAAGTGCATACACCAAAAACGATTTCCCCGTTACTTTGGTTCTCCgaaagaaaatgtattttatGGTGCAAGTGGACACTGATGATTCCCGATTGTCAATTCTGGCCTTGGATTGCTTTGCCACGCCCTCTCAGGACAGAGATGCAAGGCCCAGATACAATCTCATCAAGGACGGGTAAGGGATGACATTTcggttttctttaattttcacttGACAATACCAGTCTTGAAGCTCCTTAGAGGTTTTGTGATTTGTTTTAATTGCATTGCTACTTCTGTCACTAGGTTAGATCTTTAATTGATTATACCTTTTCATGGGCAAAAAATATCACCCCCGAGAAAAGAGACAGATGGgtgttttttgtgtgtttttaacATTAATCATGTTTGTTGATAGATGCCCAGTTGACAACACCGTCGAATTCCTCCCTTCTTCCGACCCCCAGTCTCAGCGGTGGAGCGCCGAAACCTTCAAATTTGTCGGAGAACACTCCTACGTGTTTATGCACTGCAAGGTGAAAGTGTGCAACGCAACGGATCCGAATTCTCGTTGCGCTCAAGGCTGTCAACCCAGCAG
This window harbors:
- the LOC138053440 gene encoding ZP domain-containing protein-like codes for the protein MSLAKDKRHCIAEGVELDCRKNDMTLTVPKSLLKGVDRHHLILKEKDCSASENRTHFFMTTLLTGCKTMLRHRGNFAIYSNMVREIPIKRHQTITRVREVSIPFKCFYSEYGSVSSVGIKPMNKKVILSSRGFGKFTLTLDLFKSSSYGSAYTKNDFPVTLVLRKKMYFMVQVDTDDSRLSILALDCFATPSQDRDARPRYNLIKDGCPVDNTVEFLPSSDPQSQRWSAETFKFVGEHSYVFMHCKVKVCNATDPNSRCAQGCQPSRKRRALSDFPGDVYPLAQGPFALNRENRGAEANEALESDQSMRGAQSSIQMPLIGAMAVVVGVCVVGMSYMTYQNNRRANVHRYQPL